In a genomic window of Streptomyces koelreuteriae:
- a CDS encoding helix-turn-helix domain-containing protein has protein sequence MGEFRTDLWSHPALASAVTVEDWGQVFRTYRKLTGLSQTKLGELVGLVQPDVSDIERGRCRVTSLEVRQRITAGLEIPPSLHTPPEHPDTAPVPALSLVGPGPDEDLLARVTSVVGTTHRVDAPTLDWLDRLLAEHRRAEDVIGSRPLVEVMRRQLRTVVDLYAAARGPLADRVVRLASEHAQFLAWMAQDQGQTAAALAWYDRSHEWALEAGDANMAATTLSMKAHMAWSGGRGTRCVRLAEAARWSAPGTSLGVQGMAAQMTARGHALNGDAAERHLDDAQILISRAAEHPEDEPPWMYFYGETWFTLQRGMAALHLRNWQTAIAHLTTGLNALPDDYRRDRTWYRSCLAHALAGAGEAPQSLAVATTAVPDASAVGRPHSWNELHTTAAVLLRRGAREGHQLVAALREHD, from the coding sequence ATGGGGGAATTCCGTACGGACCTCTGGTCCCATCCCGCACTCGCCTCAGCGGTCACGGTTGAAGACTGGGGCCAGGTCTTCCGCACCTACCGCAAGCTCACCGGCCTGAGCCAGACCAAGCTCGGTGAACTCGTCGGACTGGTCCAACCCGACGTCTCCGACATCGAACGCGGACGATGTCGGGTGACCTCGCTCGAAGTACGACAGCGCATCACGGCCGGGCTCGAAATCCCGCCGTCCCTGCACACTCCACCAGAGCACCCGGACACCGCACCGGTCCCCGCACTCTCCCTCGTCGGCCCAGGCCCCGACGAAGACCTCCTGGCCCGCGTCACCAGCGTCGTCGGCACAACACACCGCGTCGACGCCCCCACCCTGGACTGGCTGGACCGCTTGCTCGCCGAACACCGCCGCGCGGAGGACGTGATCGGCTCCCGCCCCCTCGTCGAAGTGATGCGCCGACAACTCCGCACCGTCGTCGACCTCTACGCCGCCGCCCGCGGACCACTCGCCGACCGCGTCGTCCGCCTCGCCTCCGAACACGCCCAATTCCTCGCCTGGATGGCCCAGGACCAAGGCCAGACAGCCGCCGCACTGGCCTGGTACGACCGCAGCCACGAATGGGCCCTGGAAGCCGGCGACGCCAACATGGCGGCGACCACCCTCAGCATGAAGGCCCACATGGCCTGGTCCGGCGGACGCGGAACCCGCTGCGTACGACTCGCCGAAGCCGCCCGCTGGTCCGCCCCCGGCACCTCCCTCGGCGTCCAGGGCATGGCCGCCCAGATGACCGCCCGCGGCCACGCCCTCAACGGCGACGCCGCCGAACGCCACCTGGACGACGCCCAGATCCTCATCAGCCGCGCCGCCGAACACCCCGAGGATGAGCCCCCGTGGATGTACTTCTACGGCGAAACCTGGTTCACCCTGCAACGCGGCATGGCCGCACTGCACCTACGGAACTGGCAGACAGCCATCGCCCACCTCACCACCGGCCTGAACGCCCTGCCGGACGACTACCGACGCGACAGAACCTGGTACCGGTCCTGCCTCGCCCACGCCCTCGCCGGCGCCGGTGAAGCGCCTCAGTCCCTCGCGGTAGCCACGACAGCCGTCCCCGACGCCTCAGCTGTCGGCCGTCCTCACTCCTGGAACGAACTCCACACCACAGCGGCGGTTCTCCTGCGACGCGGAGCCAGGGAAGGACACCAACTGGTTGCCGCACTACGGGAACACGACTGA
- a CDS encoding DUF6415 family natural product biosynthesis protein: MTAPVSRTALPLDLETMRACADRLLANDTDAPRPGSLETLTLHLRGRLMLVVPEVETAALALPEDSAARACASFCIGEARLRLSASARGAHAQRLARSVRTLCDHYENEDHECPTAPERAAYLCMLLHCPACPDCRAVDDDGEAIGSCVTGDRLYEEYRQARRGGPGPRERPPTAQ, encoded by the coding sequence ATGACCGCGCCCGTCAGCAGAACCGCGCTGCCGCTTGACCTCGAGACCATGCGCGCCTGCGCGGACCGCCTCCTCGCGAACGACACCGACGCACCCCGGCCGGGCAGCCTGGAGACGCTGACGCTCCATCTGCGCGGGCGCCTCATGCTCGTCGTCCCCGAGGTCGAGACGGCCGCGCTGGCGCTGCCCGAAGACAGCGCGGCGAGAGCCTGTGCGTCGTTCTGCATCGGTGAAGCCCGGCTGCGCCTCAGCGCTTCCGCCCGGGGCGCCCACGCGCAACGCCTCGCCCGTTCCGTCCGCACCCTCTGCGACCACTACGAGAACGAGGACCACGAGTGCCCGACCGCCCCCGAGCGGGCCGCGTACCTGTGCATGCTGCTGCACTGCCCCGCGTGCCCGGACTGCCGGGCCGTGGATGACGACGGCGAGGCCATCGGCAGCTGCGTGACCGGCGACCGGCTCTACGAGGAGTACCGGCAGGCCCGGCGCGGTGGGCCAGGCCCTCGGGAGCGGCCTCCGACCGCCCAGTAA
- a CDS encoding phosphoglyceromutase: protein MADAPYKLILLRHGESEWNEKNLFTGWVDVNLTAKGEKEATRGGELLKDAGLLPDVVHTSLQKRAIRTAQLSLESADRLWIPVHRSWRLNERHYGALQGKDKAQTLAEFGEEQFMLWRRSYDTPPPALDIDAEYSQFSDPRYATLPPELRPQTECLKDVVNRMLPYWFDAIVPDLLTGKTVLVAAHGNSLRALVKHLDGISDGDIAGLNIPTGIPLSYELDADFKPVKPGGTYLDPEAAAAAIEAVKNQGKKK from the coding sequence ATGGCCGACGCACCGTACAAGCTGATCCTCCTCCGCCACGGCGAGAGCGAGTGGAACGAGAAGAACCTGTTCACCGGCTGGGTGGACGTCAACCTCACCGCGAAGGGCGAGAAGGAGGCGACGCGCGGCGGCGAGCTGCTCAAGGACGCCGGCCTGCTCCCCGACGTCGTGCACACGTCCCTCCAGAAGCGCGCCATCCGCACGGCGCAGCTCTCCCTGGAGTCCGCCGACCGCCTCTGGATCCCGGTCCACCGCAGCTGGCGCCTGAACGAGCGCCACTACGGCGCCCTGCAGGGCAAGGACAAGGCGCAGACGCTCGCCGAGTTCGGCGAGGAGCAGTTCATGCTGTGGCGCCGGTCCTACGACACCCCGCCCCCGGCGCTGGACATCGACGCCGAGTACTCCCAGTTCTCCGACCCGCGCTACGCGACCCTCCCTCCGGAGCTGCGCCCGCAGACGGAGTGCCTCAAGGACGTCGTCAACCGCATGCTCCCGTACTGGTTCGACGCGATCGTCCCGGACCTGCTGACGGGCAAGACGGTCCTGGTCGCGGCCCACGGAAACTCCCTGCGCGCCCTGGTCAAGCACCTCGACGGCATCTCCGACGGTGACATCGCGGGCCTCAACATCCCGACGGGCATCCCGCTGTCGTACGAGCTCGACGCGGACTTCAAGCCGGTGAAACCGGGCGGGACGTACCTGGACCCTGAGGCGGCTGCGGCTGCGATTGAGGCGGTCAAGAACCAGGGGAAGAAGAAGTAG
- a CDS encoding MDR family MFS transporter, with translation MPYAVRARRAVQETVSGLPREFWWLWTSTLVNRLGAFVATFMALYLTLDRGYSATYAGLVAALHGLGGVISSLGGGVMTDRLGRRPTLLIAQASTAVSVALLGFVRDPVAIAGVAFLVGMASNASRPAVQAMMADIVRPEDRIRAFSLNYWAINLGFAVSSMAAGFIAEVSYRAGFLIEAGMTMACAILVFLRLPESKPAETVKAVGAKAVGAKAVGAKAVQDDDSVSLGTVLRDGRFMSVVGLSFLIALIFQQGSVGLPVAMGAAGFTPAEYGTAIAVNGVLIVVLQIPVTRFIEHRDPRRLLVLSSLLAGYGFALTAFAGSVGVIALTVCVWTLAEIVNAPTQTGLVVRLSPLHGRGRYQGMYTMSWSVAGLVAPLLSGFVIDRVGAEWLWGLCAVVGTVAGLGYGVLMRRLPEEEPVEEPTEEPVVEAAAEKPGEPAAKNLEPVPEGPAASL, from the coding sequence ATGCCGTACGCCGTCCGTGCCAGACGCGCCGTCCAGGAGACCGTCTCGGGGCTGCCCCGCGAGTTCTGGTGGCTGTGGACCAGCACGCTGGTCAACCGGCTCGGCGCCTTCGTCGCCACCTTCATGGCGCTGTACCTGACGCTCGACCGCGGCTACTCCGCCACGTACGCCGGTCTGGTCGCCGCCCTGCACGGGCTCGGCGGAGTGATCTCCTCGCTGGGCGGCGGGGTGATGACCGACCGGCTGGGCCGGCGGCCGACGCTGCTCATCGCGCAGGCCTCGACCGCCGTGTCCGTCGCGCTCCTCGGGTTCGTGCGCGACCCGGTCGCGATCGCCGGGGTCGCCTTCCTCGTCGGCATGGCGAGCAACGCCTCCCGGCCGGCCGTGCAGGCGATGATGGCGGACATCGTGCGGCCCGAGGACCGGATCCGCGCCTTCTCCTTGAACTACTGGGCCATCAACCTCGGCTTCGCCGTGTCCTCCATGGCCGCGGGGTTCATCGCCGAGGTCAGCTACCGCGCCGGGTTCCTGATCGAGGCCGGTATGACGATGGCCTGCGCGATCCTCGTCTTCCTGAGGCTGCCGGAATCGAAGCCGGCAGAGACGGTGAAGGCGGTGGGTGCGAAGGCGGTGGGTGCGAAGGCGGTGGGTGCGAAGGCGGTCCAGGACGACGACTCCGTCAGTCTCGGCACCGTGCTGCGCGACGGGCGCTTCATGAGCGTCGTCGGGCTGTCGTTCCTCATCGCGCTGATCTTCCAGCAGGGGTCGGTGGGGCTGCCGGTGGCGATGGGCGCGGCCGGGTTCACGCCGGCCGAGTACGGCACGGCGATCGCCGTCAACGGCGTGCTGATCGTCGTCCTGCAGATCCCCGTCACCCGGTTCATCGAGCACCGCGACCCGCGCCGGCTGCTCGTCCTCTCCTCGCTCCTCGCGGGGTACGGCTTCGCGCTCACCGCCTTCGCCGGGTCGGTCGGCGTCATCGCCCTCACGGTGTGCGTGTGGACGCTCGCCGAGATCGTCAACGCCCCGACCCAGACCGGCCTGGTCGTCCGGCTCTCCCCGCTGCACGGACGCGGCCGTTACCAGGGCATGTACACGATGTCCTGGTCCGTGGCCGGCCTCGTCGCCCCGCTGCTCTCCGGCTTCGTCATCGACCGGGTCGGTGCGGAGTGGCTGTGGGGGCTGTGCGCGGTCGTCGGGACGGTGGCCGGGCTCGGGTACGGGGTGCTGATGCGGCGGCTGCCGGAGGAGGAGCCCGTGGAGGAGCCGACGGAGGAGCCGGTGGTGGAGGCTGCGGCGGAGAAGCCGGGGGAGCCTGCTGCGAAGAACCTGGAACCGGTCCCGGAGGGTCCCGCGGCAAGCCTCTGA
- a CDS encoding SCO4226 family nickel-binding protein, protein MAKFMDVHHSMKGITEEQLREAHNADLAIEGEERVHFERAWADPESGLVYCLSEAPSAEAIQRVHERAGHKADEIHPVPLSIQ, encoded by the coding sequence ATGGCGAAGTTCATGGACGTCCACCACAGCATGAAGGGCATCACGGAAGAGCAGCTGCGGGAGGCCCACAACGCGGACCTCGCCATCGAGGGCGAGGAGCGCGTCCACTTCGAGAGGGCCTGGGCCGACCCGGAGTCCGGCCTGGTCTACTGCCTCTCCGAGGCCCCCTCGGCCGAAGCGATCCAGCGCGTTCACGAGCGCGCCGGGCACAAGGCCGACGAGATCCATCCGGTGCCGTTGTCGATCCAGTGA
- the phoU gene encoding phosphate signaling complex protein PhoU, with the protein MRDAYHEELDSISDSLVEMARLVGSAIGRATTAMLDSDLKLAEAVIEADQKVDELQHDLEARAIALLARQQPVATDLRIVVTSLRMSADLERSGDLAQHVAKLARLRYPDRAVPSDLHATILEMGQLAQRLMAKAAEVIITKDVDLALQLEQDDDEMDLLHRTLFQHLMDDRWKHGIETAVDVTLLGRYYERFADHAVSVAKRVVYLVTGEHADELQTDVQPEIQAVASEAESA; encoded by the coding sequence ATGCGGGACGCGTACCACGAGGAACTGGACTCGATCAGCGACAGTCTGGTGGAAATGGCCCGGCTGGTCGGATCGGCGATCGGGCGCGCCACCACCGCCATGCTCGACTCCGACCTGAAGCTGGCCGAGGCCGTCATCGAGGCCGACCAGAAGGTCGACGAGCTCCAGCACGACCTGGAGGCCCGGGCCATAGCCCTGCTGGCCCGCCAGCAGCCCGTCGCCACGGACCTGCGCATCGTCGTCACGTCGCTGCGGATGTCGGCCGACCTGGAGCGCTCGGGCGACCTCGCCCAGCACGTCGCGAAGCTCGCGCGCCTGCGCTACCCGGACCGCGCGGTCCCGAGCGACCTGCACGCCACGATCCTGGAGATGGGCCAGCTCGCGCAGCGCCTGATGGCCAAGGCCGCGGAGGTCATCATCACCAAGGACGTCGACCTGGCGCTCCAGCTGGAGCAGGACGACGACGAGATGGACCTGCTGCACCGCACCCTCTTCCAGCACCTGATGGACGACCGCTGGAAGCACGGCATCGAGACGGCCGTCGACGTCACGCTGCTGGGCCGTTACTACGAGCGCTTCGCCGACCACGCGGTCTCGGTCGCCAAGCGCGTGGTGTACCTGGTGACGGGTGAGCACGCGGATGAGCTTCAGACGGATGTGCAGCCGGAGATTCAGGCGGTGGCTTCGGAGGCGGAGAGCGCCTGA
- a CDS encoding sensor histidine kinase: MDVNAAVAAVAAIAGVLTGVIAMLAFRWSEREQKRPTRTSLHTDPVLPPGVDTVLSVLRSSAVVLDEADAVVKASSAAYALGLVRGGKLAVEPMLQMARDTRRDGEIRQVELDLPRRGTGRGEALAVSARVAPLGSRLVLLLVEDLTEARRIEAVRRDFVANVSHELKTPVGALSLLSEAVMDASDDPEAVERFAGRMQIEATRLTSLVQELIDLSRVQNDDPLEDAEPVRVDELVAEAIDRCRHQAGTKQITMAAGGTADLHVWGNRGQLAAALGNLVENAVNYSPARTRVGIAARRVNASGGEHIEIAVTDQGIGISDKDKERIFERFYRVDPARSRATGGTGLGLAIVKHVAASHGGEVSVWSAENQGSTFTLRLPEAGVARDRAQQPAREIRAGGAGLDEEAGRSTPTSPESTAYETLPAPEVLP; this comes from the coding sequence ATGGACGTGAACGCGGCGGTCGCCGCAGTGGCTGCGATCGCCGGGGTGCTCACCGGTGTCATCGCCATGCTGGCGTTCCGGTGGAGCGAGCGCGAGCAGAAGCGCCCCACCCGTACCTCCCTGCACACGGACCCGGTGCTTCCGCCGGGCGTGGACACCGTCCTGTCGGTCCTGAGGTCCTCCGCCGTCGTCCTCGACGAGGCGGACGCGGTGGTCAAGGCGAGCTCGGCGGCGTACGCCCTCGGGCTGGTCCGCGGCGGCAAGCTCGCCGTCGAGCCGATGCTGCAGATGGCCCGGGACACCCGGCGCGACGGGGAGATACGCCAGGTGGAGCTGGACCTGCCGCGGCGCGGTACCGGACGCGGAGAGGCCCTGGCCGTCTCCGCGCGGGTCGCGCCGCTCGGGTCCCGGCTGGTGCTGCTGCTCGTGGAGGACCTCACCGAGGCCCGCCGGATCGAGGCGGTCCGGCGCGACTTCGTCGCCAACGTGAGCCATGAGCTGAAGACCCCGGTCGGCGCCCTCTCCCTGCTCTCCGAGGCCGTCATGGACGCCTCCGACGACCCCGAGGCCGTGGAGCGCTTCGCCGGACGCATGCAGATCGAGGCCACCCGGCTGACCAGCCTGGTGCAGGAGCTCATCGACCTCTCCCGGGTGCAGAACGACGACCCGCTGGAGGACGCCGAGCCGGTCCGCGTCGACGAACTCGTCGCCGAGGCCATCGACCGCTGCCGGCACCAGGCCGGCACCAAACAGATCACCATGGCCGCGGGCGGCACCGCCGACCTGCACGTATGGGGAAACCGCGGCCAGCTCGCCGCCGCCCTCGGCAACCTCGTCGAGAACGCGGTCAACTACTCGCCCGCCCGGACCCGCGTCGGCATAGCCGCCCGCAGGGTGAACGCGTCCGGCGGGGAACACATCGAGATCGCCGTCACCGACCAGGGCATCGGCATCTCCGACAAGGACAAGGAGCGCATCTTCGAGCGCTTCTACCGCGTCGATCCCGCCCGCTCCCGTGCCACCGGTGGTACGGGACTGGGGCTGGCGATCGTGAAGCACGTGGCCGCCTCGCACGGCGGGGAGGTCTCCGTGTGGAGCGCCGAGAACCAGGGCTCCACCTTCACGCTGCGGCTGCCGGAGGCGGGCGTGGCCCGCGACCGCGCACAGCAGCCCGCCCGAGAGATACGCGCAGGAGGCGCGGGCCTCGACGAGGAGGCCGGGCGGTCCACCCCCACATCCCCCGAATCAACCGCGTACGAAACGCTTCCCGCCCCGGAGGTCCTTCCGTGA